Proteins from a single region of Streptomyces sp. TN58:
- a CDS encoding DMT family transporter, producing the protein MNDTALAVGLCLASAVAYAAGAVAQERLARAGVARSAGALLGSGVWWWSAGLNAAAALLHAAALRYGPLTLVQPLGALTLVAAVPMGARRVGRRVAATEWRGTLATVAGLGLLLLPASGPAPDDTLTLVEALAVSAATIAVILILTAVKDPGSGLRHATASGLASAVASALTQTVAVAGGRGGSLLSVRVVCVALLVVVFAVGGMLLSQRAYRGGGLGAPLAVVNLANPLAAAAIGAVLLGERLQGGPAGLLLAVAGALAAARGVVLLTRAPAAPAGTAAARVPAGAAELAVPGGRVPV; encoded by the coding sequence GTGAACGACACCGCCCTCGCCGTCGGGCTCTGCCTCGCCTCGGCCGTGGCCTACGCGGCCGGCGCCGTCGCCCAGGAGCGGCTCGCCCGCGCCGGCGTCGCGCGCAGCGCCGGGGCGCTGCTCGGCTCCGGCGTCTGGTGGTGGTCCGCCGGACTGAACGCGGCCGCCGCCCTGCTGCACGCCGCGGCTCTGCGCTACGGGCCCCTCACGCTGGTCCAGCCGCTCGGCGCGCTCACCCTGGTGGCCGCCGTCCCGATGGGCGCGCGCAGAGTCGGCCGCCGCGTGGCCGCCACCGAATGGCGGGGCACCCTCGCCACCGTCGCCGGGCTCGGCCTGCTGCTGCTCCCGGCATCCGGGCCGGCTCCCGACGACACCCTCACGCTGGTCGAAGCCCTGGCCGTCTCCGCAGCCACCATCGCCGTGATCCTGATCCTGACCGCGGTGAAGGACCCGGGCTCGGGGCTGCGCCACGCCACCGCCTCCGGACTGGCGTCCGCGGTGGCCTCCGCCCTGACCCAGACCGTGGCCGTCGCCGGCGGCCGAGGCGGATCCCTCCTGAGCGTCCGGGTCGTCTGCGTGGCGCTGCTCGTCGTCGTGTTCGCGGTCGGCGGGATGCTCCTGTCGCAGCGCGCCTACCGGGGCGGCGGGCTGGGCGCCCCGCTCGCCGTGGTGAACCTGGCCAACCCCCTCGCCGCGGCCGCCATCGGCGCGGTCCTGCTCGGCGAGCGCCTCCAGGGCGGGCCGGCGGGGCTGCTGCTGGCGGTGGCCGGTGCGCTCGCGGCGGCGCGGGGAGTGGTCCTGCTGACCCGGGCGCCGGCCGCCCCGGCGGGCACCGCGGCGGCCCGGGTGCCGGCGGGCGCGGCCGAACTGGCCGTCCCCGGGGGCCGGGTGCCCGTCTGA
- a CDS encoding LysM peptidoglycan-binding domain-containing protein: protein MPAKGKHRRPKQNPITRKLALAGTGGAALTLPLISATTAGAAGTSAPAAAVTTVTAATAVNTVNAVTAPPTTYSVVVGDTLSEIAADHSVSGGWKQLYEANRAVVGDNPSIIRPGTKLAIGAQAKAATAAKTAVKTAAKKASSYPNNLDGWIRESLDVMAKHGIPGSYNGIHRNVMRESSGNPKAINLWDINARNGIPSKGLLQVIDPTFKAYHVPGTSLDSYDPVANITAACNYAAARYGSIDNVNGAY, encoded by the coding sequence ATGCCTGCAAAGGGTAAGCACCGTCGGCCGAAGCAGAACCCGATCACCCGGAAGCTGGCCCTCGCCGGCACAGGTGGCGCGGCCCTCACGCTCCCGCTGATCAGCGCGACCACCGCAGGCGCGGCCGGGACGAGCGCGCCGGCAGCCGCCGTGACCACCGTCACCGCGGCCACCGCGGTCAACACGGTCAACGCGGTGACGGCCCCTCCCACCACGTATTCCGTGGTCGTCGGCGACACCCTTTCGGAGATCGCCGCGGACCACTCCGTGAGCGGCGGGTGGAAGCAGCTCTACGAGGCGAACCGCGCGGTCGTCGGCGACAACCCGTCGATCATCCGCCCCGGCACCAAGCTGGCCATCGGCGCCCAGGCGAAGGCCGCCACGGCGGCCAAGACCGCGGTGAAGACGGCCGCCAAGAAGGCGTCCTCCTACCCGAACAATCTCGACGGCTGGATCCGCGAGTCCCTCGACGTGATGGCCAAGCACGGTATTCCCGGCAGCTACAACGGAATTCACCGCAACGTGATGCGGGAGTCCTCGGGCAACCCGAAGGCGATCAACCTCTGGGACATCAACGCCCGGAACGGAATCCCCTCCAAGGGGCTGCTCCAGGTCATCGACCCGACCTTCAAGGCCTATCACGTGCCGGGCACTTCGCTGGACTCCTACGACCCGGTGGCCAACATCACCGCGGCCTGCAACTACGCGGCCGCCCGCTACGGCTCGATCGACAACGTCAACGGCGCCTACTAG
- a CDS encoding phosphatase PAP2 family protein — protein MTAHTTPAGPPAGGPRAARRRLIRELLLVAGFFTVYKAGRLLSTDRTGEAFRNADRIWDAERALHLPGEGAVQRLLLHGDALVTTANTYYAAVHFPATALFLIWLYIRRPAHYLWTRRVLAALTGAALALHLAYPLAPPRMLPAARLVDTGQVYGPTVYRAAPDADTLANQFAAMPSLHFGWALMLAIGVIAATRGGKRSRWSLLWLLHPVATLLVIVGTANHYWLDAIVAAVLLGIALLLVPRPRAGAADTGTQRAEPARTGPGEEGAGHGLPHQRGGAETVGAGK, from the coding sequence ATGACCGCCCACACCACGCCTGCCGGGCCGCCGGCAGGCGGACCGAGAGCCGCTCGCCGACGCCTCATACGCGAGCTGCTGCTCGTCGCGGGATTCTTCACCGTCTACAAGGCGGGCCGGCTGCTCTCGACCGACCGCACCGGCGAGGCCTTCCGCAACGCGGACCGGATCTGGGACGCCGAGCGCGCCCTGCACCTGCCCGGCGAGGGCGCGGTACAGCGGTTGCTGCTCCACGGGGACGCCCTGGTGACCACCGCGAACACCTACTACGCGGCCGTCCACTTCCCCGCCACCGCGCTCTTCCTGATCTGGCTCTACATCCGACGCCCCGCGCACTACCTGTGGACCCGCCGGGTGCTCGCCGCGCTCACCGGAGCCGCGCTCGCCCTGCACCTCGCCTACCCCCTCGCGCCCCCGCGGATGCTCCCCGCCGCCCGCCTCGTCGACACCGGGCAGGTCTACGGCCCCACCGTCTACCGGGCCGCTCCGGACGCCGACACGCTGGCGAACCAGTTCGCCGCGATGCCCTCCCTGCACTTCGGCTGGGCGCTGATGCTCGCCATCGGCGTGATCGCCGCGACCCGGGGCGGGAAGCGGTCGCGGTGGAGCCTGCTGTGGCTGCTGCACCCGGTGGCGACCCTGCTCGTGATAGTCGGTACCGCCAACCACTACTGGCTCGACGCGATCGTGGCGGCCGTCCTCCTCGGGATCGCCCTGCTGTTGGTTCCGCGGCCGCGGGCGGGCGCCGCGGACACCGGCACCCAGCGGGCCGAGCCCGCCCGGACCGGCCCCGGGGAGGAAGGCGCCGGCCACGGACTGCCGCATCAGAGGGGCGGCGCCGAAACCGTGGGAGCGGGGAAGTGA
- the rraA gene encoding ribonuclease E activity regulator RraA — translation MSVTPVPTADLYDEHGENLDICTTGFRQFGGRRLFAGPVRTVRCHEDNALLRELVHTAGEGAVLVVDGGGSPNTALVGDLIAGAAERNGWAGLIINGSVRDSVALGGLDLGVKALGTVPRKSGKTGAGAVDEPVTIGDVTFRAGDTVHADDDGVVVLRA, via the coding sequence ATGAGCGTCACCCCTGTCCCCACCGCCGACCTGTACGACGAGCACGGCGAGAACCTCGACATCTGCACCACCGGCTTCCGCCAGTTCGGCGGCCGCCGGCTCTTCGCCGGCCCCGTGCGGACCGTCCGCTGCCACGAGGACAACGCCCTGCTGCGCGAACTCGTCCACACGGCGGGCGAGGGCGCCGTCCTCGTCGTGGACGGCGGCGGCTCGCCCAACACCGCCCTCGTCGGCGACCTCATCGCCGGCGCGGCCGAACGCAACGGCTGGGCAGGCCTGATCATCAACGGCTCCGTCCGCGACAGCGTCGCCCTCGGCGGCCTCGACCTCGGCGTGAAGGCCCTGGGAACCGTCCCGCGCAAGAGCGGCAAGACCGGCGCCGGAGCCGTGGACGAGCCCGTCACCATCGGCGACGTCACCTTCCGCGCCGGGGACACCGTCCACGCGGACGACGACGGCGTGGTCGTCCTGCGCGCCTGA
- a CDS encoding dihydrodipicolinate synthase family protein, translated as MAQNRTQDIAGAVRQGATGAVPLQGIHVPLVTPFAAGGEVAAEALEALAHEVLDAGASGIVALGTTGEAAALDEGERDLVTGVCARVCGERGAVLTVGAGASGTRAAEASLAGLARWPQAGAALVTVPSFVRPSAAGVLAHFERLAAVSPVPLIVYHVPYRTGQPLDAAALRALGSLPGVVGVKYAVGALDQDAVELLGDRPAGFQVLAGDDVHVSAMLALGASGGILASAHLATERFAELAAAWRAGDAVRARALGHALAGLSAAVFAEPNPGVVKGVLHAQGRIPAPDVRLPLLPASREAVAAALERLTALAGIPDGGVRKAEAPE; from the coding sequence ATGGCACAGAACAGGACACAGGACATCGCGGGCGCGGTACGGCAGGGGGCCACAGGGGCGGTCCCGCTCCAGGGGATCCACGTACCGCTCGTCACCCCCTTCGCAGCCGGCGGGGAGGTCGCGGCCGAGGCCCTGGAGGCGCTGGCCCACGAGGTGCTCGACGCGGGCGCCTCCGGGATCGTCGCCCTCGGGACCACCGGTGAGGCGGCCGCCCTCGACGAGGGGGAGCGCGATCTCGTCACCGGTGTGTGCGCCCGGGTCTGCGGCGAGCGCGGCGCCGTGCTGACCGTCGGCGCGGGGGCGTCCGGTACCAGGGCCGCGGAGGCCTCGCTGGCGGGGCTGGCGCGGTGGCCGCAGGCCGGGGCGGCGCTGGTCACGGTGCCGTCGTTCGTACGGCCGTCGGCGGCCGGGGTGTTGGCGCACTTCGAGCGGCTGGCCGCGGTGAGCCCCGTGCCGCTGATCGTCTATCACGTCCCGTACCGCACGGGGCAGCCGCTGGACGCCGCCGCGCTGCGGGCCCTCGGCTCGCTTCCCGGCGTCGTCGGGGTGAAGTACGCGGTGGGCGCCCTCGACCAGGACGCGGTGGAACTGCTCGGCGACCGGCCGGCCGGTTTCCAGGTGCTGGCCGGGGACGACGTCCACGTGTCGGCGATGCTCGCGCTGGGCGCGTCGGGCGGGATCCTGGCCTCGGCACATCTGGCGACGGAACGCTTCGCGGAGCTCGCCGCGGCCTGGCGGGCGGGGGACGCGGTACGCGCCCGGGCGCTGGGGCACGCGCTCGCCGGGCTGTCGGCGGCGGTCTTCGCCGAGCCCAATCCGGGCGTCGTCAAGGGCGTGCTGCACGCCCAGGGCCGCATCCCGGCCCCCGATGTACGGCTTCCCCTGCTGCCCGCCTCGCGGGAGGCGGTGGCGGCCGCCCTGGAGCGGCTGACCGCGCTGGCCGGGATCCCGGACGGGGGCGTAAGGAAGGCAGAAGCGCCGGAATGA
- a CDS encoding LysR family transcriptional regulator, protein MLDVRRLRLLRELARRGTIAAVAEALSFSPSAVSQQLGVLEREAGLPLLERTGRRVRLTPAGQNLVTHAEAVLERLEQADADLAEARGGLAGALRIGAFPTASRAIVPAALVALARRHPGLEPMVCETDPAAVAHALRAGDLDVALVHAYDLVPAEREPGLTTEPLYGEGMYLAEPAAGTPGAPGTPRPAGTPAGAPSADQDAVLRAHAGSPWITATPGTLCHAMTVRACQAAGFTPRVRHQVDEFATVLALVAAGQGVAVVPQLGVTGPADPSVRLTRLVMQRRTELAFRSGAGAHPAVAAFGAALRAAVPPDLAGSRAEA, encoded by the coding sequence ATGCTCGACGTACGGCGGCTGCGCCTGCTGCGTGAACTCGCCCGCCGCGGCACCATCGCCGCCGTGGCCGAAGCCCTCTCCTTCAGCCCTTCGGCGGTGTCCCAACAGCTCGGCGTGCTGGAGCGGGAGGCCGGCCTGCCCCTGCTGGAACGCACCGGACGGCGGGTCCGGCTCACCCCCGCCGGGCAGAACCTCGTCACGCACGCCGAGGCCGTCCTGGAACGGCTGGAACAGGCCGACGCCGACCTCGCCGAAGCCCGCGGCGGCCTGGCCGGAGCCCTGCGCATCGGCGCCTTCCCCACCGCCTCCCGCGCGATCGTCCCGGCCGCGCTGGTGGCCCTCGCCCGCCGCCACCCGGGGCTGGAGCCGATGGTCTGCGAGACCGATCCGGCGGCGGTCGCCCACGCCCTGCGGGCCGGGGACCTCGACGTCGCCCTCGTCCACGCGTACGACCTCGTGCCCGCCGAGCGCGAGCCGGGACTGACCACCGAACCCCTGTACGGCGAGGGGATGTACCTGGCCGAGCCCGCCGCGGGAACGCCCGGGGCACCGGGAACGCCCCGGCCCGCCGGGACGCCCGCCGGAGCGCCCTCCGCCGACCAGGACGCCGTCCTGCGGGCGCACGCCGGATCGCCCTGGATCACGGCCACCCCCGGCACCCTCTGCCACGCCATGACCGTGCGGGCCTGCCAGGCCGCCGGCTTCACGCCCCGGGTGCGCCACCAGGTGGACGAGTTCGCCACCGTGCTCGCGCTGGTCGCGGCGGGCCAGGGCGTGGCCGTCGTACCCCAGCTCGGGGTCACGGGTCCGGCGGACCCGTCCGTGCGCCTCACCCGGCTGGTGATGCAGCGGCGCACCGAGCTCGCCTTCCGCAGCGGCGCCGGCGCCCACCCGGCCGTGGCGGCCTTCGGCGCGGCACTTCGCGCCGCCGTACCGCCGGATCTGGCCGGGTCGCGCGCCGAAGCGTGA
- a CDS encoding IS982 family transposase, with amino-acid sequence MTTDLETLATALYVRIDDSLAGTRRWGRPPRLTDAELLTLAVMQAVLGFASETRWLRFARRHLSAEFPYLPEQSGYNKRLRAANTLISRFIRTLARDTDLWHDDVWIVDSTPVECARSRPTVKRSQLAGWAGYGYCASHSRFFWGLRLHLLCTPGGLPIAWALANPKTDEREVLAGMLTQDIDLLATHPGQTIVGDKGYVSKHLDAFMADHGLTLLRPSYRNRKPRPGEHLLKPIRQLIESVNDTLKGQLDLERHGARTPSGVLARVGQRILALTAAIWHNRANGTSITRSLVAYDH; translated from the coding sequence GTGACGACAGATCTCGAAACCCTCGCGACTGCACTGTACGTGAGGATTGATGACTCTCTGGCAGGAACGCGGCGATGGGGCCGTCCGCCGAGGCTGACGGATGCCGAGCTGTTGACGCTCGCGGTCATGCAGGCCGTCCTCGGCTTCGCCTCCGAGACCCGCTGGCTTCGGTTCGCCCGCCGCCACCTGAGCGCCGAGTTCCCCTACCTGCCCGAGCAGTCCGGATACAACAAGCGCCTGCGGGCCGCCAACACGCTGATCAGCCGGTTCATCCGCACTCTGGCCCGCGACACCGACCTGTGGCACGACGACGTATGGATCGTGGACTCCACCCCCGTGGAGTGCGCCCGCTCACGGCCGACGGTCAAACGCTCGCAACTGGCGGGCTGGGCCGGTTACGGCTACTGCGCCTCGCACTCACGGTTCTTCTGGGGCTTGCGTCTGCACCTGCTCTGCACACCCGGCGGCCTGCCCATTGCCTGGGCGCTGGCCAACCCGAAAACGGACGAGCGTGAAGTCCTCGCCGGCATGCTCACCCAGGACATCGACCTGCTGGCCACCCACCCCGGGCAGACCATCGTCGGTGACAAGGGCTACGTCTCCAAGCACCTGGACGCCTTCATGGCCGACCACGGCCTGACCCTGCTGCGGCCCAGCTACCGCAACCGCAAGCCACGGCCGGGCGAGCACCTGCTCAAACCGATCCGGCAGCTCATCGAGTCGGTGAACGACACCCTCAAAGGCCAACTCGACCTCGAACGTCACGGAGCCAGGACCCCATCTGGGGTCCTGGCCCGCGTCGGACAACGCATCCTGGCCCTGACCGCAGCCATCTGGCACAACCGGGCCAACGGAACATCCATCACCCGATCACTCGTCGCCTACGACCACTGA
- a CDS encoding serine/threonine-protein kinase: MDTSEAGRQLIDGRFELVAPLGSGGMGTVWRARDIALHREVALKEVRPPDPATAAAQPGLADQMRERAVREARALARLAHPHVVTIHHIVEPADGADGHPWIVMEMVKGGSLHDRLESGPLSPAEAIRLGLDVLSALRAAHAEGVLHRDVKPANVLLRPDGSAVLTDFGIAALHDSTGLTATGVLIGSPEYIAPERVRGEEGLAASDLWSLGMLLYVAAEGVSPLRRATSLATVVAVLDEPIPAPVRSGPLGPVLERLLVRDLAARPDGAQLEQLLRDASAALGAGSGTGSGAGAGAGAAAVPAPPAAAPQAAPAAPHPYGQFGPYAPTPPGPVPTPHTPPPYGSSPYAAATTPVPVASGPRRRPALIGAALAVVLAAGVVGIVQLLPDGKAGDDEAKGGPATRPAVTGAATPDARGAASAPAPRASAQKADAPRGSMMTPGNVRTALEAFKKQAGTTTFVDMTLYDGYILASIPTAAGAETVDSWQYRDGVASRTGPDGTVKDGEPLIDMGAVDWDQLPGLLERSQKELKVEKPSSRHVIVDPWMMDKAPAIRTYLSDEYGRGGYVLWGIDGSLRKVYG, from the coding sequence ATGGACACGAGTGAGGCCGGCAGACAGCTGATCGACGGGCGCTTCGAACTGGTTGCGCCCCTGGGCAGCGGCGGCATGGGTACCGTCTGGCGGGCGCGCGACATCGCCCTGCACCGAGAGGTCGCGCTCAAGGAGGTGCGCCCGCCGGACCCGGCGACCGCCGCCGCCCAGCCCGGCCTGGCCGACCAGATGCGCGAGCGCGCCGTCCGCGAGGCCCGCGCCCTCGCCCGACTCGCCCACCCCCACGTCGTGACCATCCACCACATCGTCGAACCGGCGGACGGCGCGGACGGCCACCCGTGGATCGTCATGGAGATGGTCAAGGGCGGCTCCCTCCACGACCGCCTGGAGTCGGGCCCGTTGTCGCCGGCGGAAGCCATCCGGCTCGGCCTCGACGTGCTGTCCGCGCTGCGCGCCGCACACGCCGAAGGAGTCCTGCACCGCGACGTCAAGCCGGCCAACGTCCTGCTGCGCCCGGACGGGTCGGCCGTGCTGACCGACTTCGGCATCGCCGCCCTGCACGACTCCACCGGACTCACCGCCACCGGCGTGCTGATCGGGTCGCCGGAGTACATCGCGCCCGAACGCGTCCGCGGTGAGGAGGGACTGGCCGCCTCCGACCTGTGGTCGCTGGGCATGCTGCTGTACGTGGCCGCGGAGGGGGTCAGCCCGCTGCGCCGGGCCACCAGCCTGGCCACGGTCGTGGCCGTGCTCGACGAGCCGATCCCGGCACCGGTGCGGTCCGGCCCGCTGGGGCCCGTACTGGAGCGGCTGCTCGTGCGGGACCTGGCCGCCCGGCCCGACGGGGCACAGCTGGAACAGCTGCTCCGCGACGCGAGCGCTGCTCTCGGTGCCGGTTCCGGTACCGGTTCCGGCGCGGGGGCCGGTGCGGGTGCCGCGGCCGTGCCCGCGCCGCCCGCCGCCGCGCCGCAGGCCGCCCCGGCCGCGCCGCACCCGTACGGGCAGTTCGGGCCCTACGCACCCACCCCGCCCGGACCGGTCCCGACCCCGCACACCCCGCCGCCGTACGGCTCCTCCCCGTACGCGGCCGCCACCACGCCCGTCCCGGTGGCGTCCGGCCCGCGCCGCCGCCCGGCCCTGATCGGCGCGGCGCTGGCCGTGGTCCTCGCGGCCGGCGTGGTCGGCATCGTCCAGCTGCTGCCCGACGGGAAAGCCGGTGACGACGAGGCGAAGGGCGGCCCCGCGACCCGTCCGGCAGTCACCGGCGCCGCCACCCCGGACGCACGCGGCGCCGCCTCGGCCCCCGCCCCGAGGGCGAGCGCCCAGAAGGCGGACGCGCCCCGCGGCAGCATGATGACGCCGGGGAACGTCCGCACGGCCCTGGAGGCCTTCAAGAAGCAGGCGGGGACGACCACGTTCGTCGACATGACGCTCTACGACGGCTACATCCTCGCCTCCATCCCGACGGCCGCCGGCGCCGAGACCGTCGACTCCTGGCAGTACCGGGACGGAGTGGCCAGCCGCACCGGTCCGGACGGCACGGTCAAGGACGGGGAGCCGCTGATCGACATGGGCGCGGTCGACTGGGACCAGCTGCCCGGTCTGCTGGAACGGTCGCAGAAGGAGCTGAAGGTCGAGAAGCCGAGCTCGCGCCACGTCATCGTCGACCCCTGGATGATGGACAAGGCCCCCGCCATCCGCACCTATCTCAGCGACGAGTACGGGCGCGGCGGTTACGTCCTGTGGGGCATCGACGGCAGCCTCAGGAAGGTCTACGGCTGA
- a CDS encoding peptide-N4-asparagine amidase, which produces MRRHRITGLLGAIALAAGTLAAAGPAHGLPRADPPPAEFGTDWHDPLTAAPAVPRPATRSCQVTLAEAQFRDFTPYRGGYTPPTACGAADWATVVLRLDGKVKGRQYDRLGHLSLGGVEILRTSTPQPSPDGITWSVEKDVTRYRDTLARPQPVEMLIGNVVDETYTGVIDVKATLTFYAAEGHTRAPDTPDRVLPLTTPVVTTPRNTERIVAEVYATGSGGGCEEYWYMTVPDAAPYSCKAADGPHREVRVSVDGRLAGIAAPFPTVWTGGWSNPFLWYVTPGPRAFDVQPIRYDLTPYAALLNDGRPHRIEVGVAGLPAGQSGWSTPANLLLWQDEGRQVVTGALTRHEESTPSGHSWWTPASPGGQHRVDTEGAHHLTVAGYLDTSHGRVATTVTRSVRHTSAHRWTDGENLDALAASWTDKESVVHGGTTTRTDRTYTMDGETTLGAGDRLRTVLSLGDRADTVTLRGGRTVGTTRLDDRYTGDATYTANVPRDQRHAVGTTSARYRLYGSQVPGGCYDRTVGTVQGTVTVDRRRC; this is translated from the coding sequence ATGAGACGACACAGGATCACGGGCCTGCTCGGCGCGATCGCGCTGGCCGCCGGCACCCTGGCCGCCGCGGGCCCCGCGCACGGCCTGCCCCGGGCAGACCCGCCGCCCGCCGAGTTCGGCACGGACTGGCACGACCCCCTCACCGCCGCCCCGGCCGTCCCGCGTCCCGCGACCCGGTCGTGCCAGGTGACCCTCGCCGAGGCGCAGTTCCGCGACTTCACCCCCTACCGTGGCGGCTACACGCCCCCCACCGCCTGCGGCGCCGCCGACTGGGCCACGGTGGTCCTCCGCCTCGACGGCAAGGTCAAGGGCCGCCAGTACGACCGGCTGGGCCACCTCTCCCTGGGCGGTGTGGAGATCCTGCGCACCTCCACACCCCAGCCCTCACCCGACGGCATCACCTGGTCCGTCGAGAAGGACGTCACCCGCTACCGCGACACCCTGGCCCGCCCGCAGCCCGTCGAGATGCTCATCGGCAACGTCGTCGACGAGACCTACACCGGAGTCATCGACGTCAAGGCCACCCTCACCTTCTACGCCGCCGAAGGACACACCCGGGCACCCGACACCCCCGACCGCGTACTGCCCCTCACCACCCCGGTGGTCACCACCCCCCGCAACACCGAGCGGATCGTCGCCGAGGTGTACGCCACCGGCTCGGGCGGCGGCTGCGAGGAATACTGGTACATGACCGTCCCCGACGCGGCGCCTTACTCCTGCAAAGCCGCCGACGGCCCCCACCGCGAGGTCCGCGTATCCGTCGACGGCCGGCTCGCGGGCATCGCCGCGCCCTTCCCCACGGTCTGGACCGGCGGCTGGTCCAACCCGTTCCTCTGGTACGTCACACCCGGCCCCCGCGCCTTCGACGTCCAGCCGATCCGCTACGACCTCACCCCCTACGCCGCCCTCCTCAACGACGGCCGCCCGCACCGCATCGAGGTGGGTGTCGCGGGGCTGCCCGCCGGACAGAGCGGCTGGAGCACCCCCGCCAACCTGCTGCTGTGGCAGGACGAGGGCCGGCAGGTCGTCACCGGCGCCCTGACCCGGCACGAGGAGAGCACCCCGTCGGGCCACTCCTGGTGGACGCCCGCGAGCCCGGGGGGACAGCACCGGGTGGACACCGAGGGCGCACACCACCTGACCGTCGCCGGTTACCTGGACACCTCCCACGGCCGGGTGGCCACCACCGTCACCCGCTCCGTGCGCCACACCTCCGCGCACCGCTGGACCGACGGCGAGAACCTCGACGCGCTCGCCGCGAGCTGGACCGACAAGGAGAGCGTCGTACACGGGGGGACGACCACACGGACCGACCGCACCTACACGATGGACGGCGAGACCACCCTCGGCGCCGGCGACCGGCTGCGCACGGTCCTCTCGCTCGGCGACCGCGCGGACACCGTCACCCTGCGCGGAGGCCGGACCGTCGGCACCACCCGGCTCGACGACCGGTACACGGGCGACGCCACCTACACCGCGAACGTCCCGCGGGACCAGCGCCACGCGGTGGGCACCACCTCCGCCCGCTACCGGCTGTACGGGTCACAAGTCCCCGGCGGGTGCTACGACCGTACGGTGGGCACCGTCCAGGGAACGGTCACGGTGGACCGGCGGCGCTGCTGA
- a CDS encoding TetR/AcrR family transcriptional regulator encodes MTSTPIPARRSKITPEREQEFYDAVLEQLREHGYEALTMEGVAARASCGKSTLYRQWKTKPQLVAAALRSARRGTLAAVDTGTLAGDLREAARIAAGTSGRDTRLTQALGHAVLSDEALQAALREALVEPELAAFDAMVGRAVERGEIAADHPAVEFLPAQLMGVLRIRPVLEGRYADADYLVRFVEAVILPALGLAPGRPTRPAAGQAP; translated from the coding sequence ATGACGTCGACGCCGATCCCCGCGCGCCGCTCCAAGATCACCCCGGAGCGGGAGCAGGAGTTCTACGACGCCGTCCTGGAGCAGTTGCGCGAACACGGCTACGAGGCCCTGACGATGGAGGGCGTGGCCGCCCGGGCCAGCTGCGGCAAGTCCACGCTCTACCGGCAGTGGAAGACCAAGCCCCAGCTGGTCGCCGCCGCCCTGCGCTCCGCCCGCCGCGGCACCCTCGCCGCGGTGGACACCGGGACCCTGGCGGGCGACCTGCGCGAGGCGGCCCGGATCGCCGCCGGAACCTCGGGCCGCGACACCCGCCTGACGCAGGCCCTCGGGCACGCCGTGCTCAGTGACGAGGCGCTGCAGGCCGCCTTGCGCGAGGCGCTGGTCGAGCCCGAACTGGCCGCCTTCGACGCGATGGTGGGGCGGGCCGTGGAGCGCGGCGAGATCGCCGCGGACCATCCCGCCGTGGAGTTCCTGCCGGCCCAGCTGATGGGCGTGCTGCGCATCCGGCCGGTGCTGGAGGGGCGGTACGCGGACGCCGACTACCTGGTCCGGTTCGTGGAGGCGGTCATACTCCCGGCTCTGGGCCTCGCGCCCGGCCGCCCCACGCGGCCGGCGGCCGGCCAGGCCCCCTGA